The window GTATTTTTTGTGATCATTTACTGCTCGCTTGAGAACAACCTCTTCTCCGTCTATCTCAATAGTCAAGCTGAATACCCAATCTTTCATCTCTTCTTTTTTAAGAGTTTTTGACGGCTTACCTCCTAGGCAATAATTTACAATTTCAAGCAATAGCGTTTTACCTAAGCCATTAGTGGAATGCTTGTCGCTGGAGTCTTGGTCGCGGTCGGCTATGATTATATTAAAACCTCTACGAAATTGTATGGTTTTAAAACTGCTTTTGTTTGCGCTTAATTTAACTAATTTCATGTTTTTTATTTTTTTCGATTACTCCATTATTATACAGTATAGCTCCGGAGGAGTACAGTAACACCAGAGCTGCAATAAACTTCTCAAACGTACCTATTTCTTCATATACCTTCACTTTGCTCCATAACGAACTCACTGTTTCAACTGAATCTATGTTTTGAAGAAGTATTGCGCCAACTCCAACAACCGAAAACCCCACGCGAATAGTTTTATCTGGAAGTATTATCATTTTTCAAACACCTCACATAGCTGAAAATAGTAGGCCACTATTCCGTAAGCTGCAGCCATATGACGAGGGTCGCTACTGTCGCTAGAGGCTGCTTGCACTAGAGAGTAAAATATAGCATCCCCGTTATCAGTATCTCTTCTTAAATTTTTATACTTTTGTACAAAAAATATCCTTAATTTTTCTGGATAGTCTTCGCTAGCATTTTTGTTTAAAAAATCATCAATCAGCGATACAGAAGCCATGCCCATTTTTAACATTTGCTCTGTCTGCGGACTTAGACTATTTTTGTGCACTTTATCCTTTATAGGTATCAGTCCAAAGTCTTCGCTATCGTATTTCAAAGGAGGGTTATCTATTATGTGCCGAAGAGTTTCCTCGAGTTCTCTAAATGTGATTGTCGGTAAGCTTCTCTTTATGGCTCGCTCAATGCGCTCCTCATGCAAAGATTTGATTTCATGAAGATAGTCAACAGAGTATTTTGCCACACTCTTATCAATAATAGTGTGGCACGCTGGACAGAGAAGGACAAGATTATTATAGGAATGACGTTCGATATCACTCTGACCGTCGTCATAGCGTGCAGAATTCGGCTTATGTCCCTTAATATGAGCCATTTCTCCTACAGGAATCAGGGTGTCAGTTTGACGCTCAACCACTGGATTGTTACACATTGCACAGCAATTACCGCTTTTTGCCCATAGAATTTTCACGCTTGATGGAGGAATGCTCATTTGTCTATTATTGTATCACTCTATACTGCTTGTGCCTAGCTAAAGCCTCAGATTTCATCTATCATCGGCTCCGCCTTAATCTGTGATCTCTTCTTCGGGCGCTTGTTAGTTTTGATTGCTTTTCTTGAAAGATACCCGCTAGAACTTTTTCCCCCAGAAATCTCTTCTCGCTTCCTGGCAAATTCCTTTCGTGAGTGTTTAACAATTTCATCTCGCACCGACTCATCGCCCTCATTTTCCAGTAGTAAAGTCTGCCCAGATAGCGGCTCTTGCGCGTACACCGCCGCCAGCCTAGCGTAATAATTATATGCAGGCAGGTTGCTGATCTCGCCCGGCTCAATGTATGGACTAAACATCGGCAGCAAGCGCTGTTCATCCTGCGGGTTTCCAGTTCGGAAGCAGATAATTGTGCCGACATTTGCCAAAATTATATTCACCGTTTGCTGGTCGCTTTGCTGCGAAGTGGACTGCTCAGCCATAATCATAAAGACGTGATATTTGCGGCTCTCGGATAGCATTTGCACAAATGACGTCGTGGCGAAATTCTGAAACTCATCGACATACAAGTAGAACGTCCGCCGCTCCGCCTGTTTGATGCGGGCGCGACGGAGACTTGCGAGCTGGAGCTTCGCAAGTACGGTGATTCCAAATAGCTCAGATGTGTCT is drawn from Candidatus Saccharibacteria bacterium oral taxon 488 and contains these coding sequences:
- a CDS encoding HNH endonuclease, with amino-acid sequence MSIPPSSVKILWAKSGNCCAMCNNPVVERQTDTLIPVGEMAHIKGHKPNSARYDDGQSDIERHSYNNLVLLCPACHTIIDKSVAKYSVDYLHEIKSLHEERIERAIKRSLPTITFRELEETLRHIIDNPPLKYDSEDFGLIPIKDKVHKNSLSPQTEQMLKMGMASVSLIDDFLNKNASEDYPEKLRIFFVQKYKNLRRDTDNGDAIFYSLVQAASSDSSDPRHMAAAYGIVAYYFQLCEVFEK